DNA from Roseimicrobium sp. ORNL1:
GCGAAGGATTCAGCCATCGGAACTTCACCTATCTCCAGCTCATTATTGGGTACCTTCTGGCCCGCGTCATTGTCAGTGCATTCTTCATCCCCGCGTTTTATCGGCACAATGTGGTGAGCATTTACGAGTTTCTCGGCATCCGATTTGGCCCGAGGACAAGGCGATTGGGATCTGCCGTGTTCCTTGTCACGCGGTTGCTGGCGAGCGGGACCAGACTTTGGGTTCCAACAGTACTGCTGGTCTTGTTGTGGCGTCTGGCGAACCCCACTGAAACCATCACACCCATGCAGGAGTTTTGGCTTACAGGCCTGGCCCTGTTGTTTGTGACTCTTGCCACCGCCGTGTACACGACCGTGGGAGGCATCCGTGCCGTGATCTGGACGGATGTTTTGCAGATTGTGGTGTTGTTCGCTGCATTGGGCTTTTCGTTCTTTTATCTGCTCACCCACATTCCGGGGGGCTGGGCTGGAGCACATGAGAAACTTCAGGGCCACCACGATTGGCAACTCTTCGATTCAGGGGTGAATCCGGATCTTGGTTTTTGGGCCAATGTGAAGTCCATCCTGGAGCAGGAATACACGCTGTGGGCTGCGTTCCTCGGTTCTACGTTTGTGACGCTTGCCACGCATGGGACGGACCAGGACATGGTGCAGCGGATGCTCACTGCCAAGAACAAGCGTCAGAGCGCTGTTGCCACCATTCTATCTGGGTTGGCTGACATACCCATTGCGTGGGTCGTGCTCGCCATCGGTATTCTGCTAAATGTATTCTACGCGGCCAATCCGGATCCACTTCTGCCTGTGGACGCCAAAGGCAATGTCCAGGCGAACAAGGTCTTCCCTCATTTCATTCTGACGGTCATGCCAGCAGGGCTGCGCGGACTGGTGCTCGCAGGGGTGCTCGCCACCACGATGGGCTCCCTGAGCACTGCCATCAACTCTCTGGCAACAAGCTATGTCCGGGACTTTCACTTTCGCTGGTTCGGCGAACCGGCTGATGAACGCGGCAGGGTGCGTGCGTTGCGATTGGGAACCATCCTTTTTTCCGCCTTGTTGGTCGCGGTCGCGCTTGCCACTGCGTGGGTGAGTGTGCAACACCCCGAACTGCGCATCATTCCAATCATTTTGGGTATCTTTGGATACACCTATGGCTCACTGCTTGGCATCTTCATGGTCGGCCTTTTCACGCGCACTCGTGGCAACGATTTCGGCAACGCCATTGCCATGCTCTCTGGCTTTCTGGTGGTTGCCTATTTGAGCGGCCTCGACCAGAGCATCGCGGCGAACTTTGGCGCGAAGGGTTTTTCGCGGCCCTCGTGGATGCCAATCATTGAATTCCCCTGGCGCATCTTGTTCGGCACGGTGGTGACCTTCACGGTGGCAATATTCTTCCGCACTCCCGAGGAGAAGCAGCGTGAGGTGAGTGAGGCGGCGTGAGGCGACACAGATCCTTGGTATGAGAGCCGTGAGGGCACTCAATCCGAAGGGAAGCGCCGGGCATTTCAAAGGAGCGCGGACACTCCTGTCCGCTGCCCCTGACGTGCCACCCTGTTTCGTTTGGCAGGCAAGGCCACCTTCCACCAGCTGCTCCAGAGGCGTCGCCCGGTCACTTCCACGTGATGGGGGAAGCTGCGCAACAGAACGGCGGACAAGAGTGTCCACGCTCCTTTTGCCAAGTCCTTCGCTCCCGCACGCAACAAAAAAGGCAGGCCAAATGGCCTGCCTTTTTCGGATAATCTTCTTCTCGACAGGTCCGCCTTAGGGCTTCGGAGCTTCTGGCGCTGCAGGAGCAGGCTCCGCCGGAGTGGGCGTTGCAGGAGCAGCAGGAGGCGCATCCGCCTTCGGCGCTTCCTGGGCAGGAGCGGGAGCCGGGGCCGGAGAAGCAGGCGCTGGTGTAGGAGCCGGAGCTTCAGCAGGCTTGTCCGCAGCCGGAGCAGGAGCAGGGGCTGGCGTCGGAGCCGGCACGGGCTTGCTTTCCGTGGACGGCGGCACCGGTACAGGCGCGGGTGCCGGTGCAGGCGTTTCCGTCTTCGGGGCTTCAGGAGCTGCTGCGGGAGCAGGAGTCTTCGGCATCAGCGGATCCACGACCGGAGCGGCGGGAGTCAGTGAGGGGGCGGAGAGGGGAGCGGAAGCGGCGGGAGGAGGCGTCAGCAGGCTCGGGGCCACGGGCGGGACGGTGGCGCCGGGAACGGGGGCCGGGGGAGCAGGAGGTGCCGGCGGCGGTTCCACTTCCACGGTCGGCAGGCCGGAGTCCACCATCTTGACGCGTTCGTCGACACGAGCCAGCACAGGGCTGGTGGGGAAGTTTCTGGGAAGCTCGTTGAAGATCTTTTTCGCGTCCTCCAGTTTGCCTTCGGACCACAGCAGGTCGCCCAGTTGAAGCTGCGCGGCGGCGGCCACATCCTGCTTGGGATACTTCTGCACCAGCTCCTCCAGGGTCTTGCGAGCGGAGTCCTTTTCACCCATCACCAGTTGCTTCGTGCCGAGCGCGAGCATGGCCTGAGGGAGGAGCGGATGGCTGCTCTCGGACTTGATGAATTCCTGAAGCGTCTTTACGGAGGACTCCTTCTTGCCCTCCGCCCAGAGGAAGTCTGCCTTCAAAAGCTGTGCATTCCCCGCGGCCTGAGTGGCCGGGTACTTGCTGACCACCAGATCGCAGGCTTCGGCGTTCTTGGCGGAAGTGAAGAGCTCAGAGGCCTCCACCTCCGTCTGATGACGGAAGTGCCGCGCCAGACCCAGAACCACCACCAGCACGACCAGCAGGACAAAGCCGATGGCGAGCTTTTTGAAGTTCTTCTCAAGGAACTCCTCCATGGCATTGGGCTCGTTGGGAGCGTGTGCTTGAGGAGGAACTGCGGGATTCTGGGCGGCCGACATGAAGGGAGGGGGAAGGAGGCGAAAAAAATGAAACTGAGCAATAGATGACTACGCGCCAACCTTCGCTCTGGCTTCATCAGCCAGTGCGGTGGAGAGATAGCGCTCGCCGGTGGAGCAGGCGATGGTCACGATGAGCTTGCCCTTGTTTTCAGGGCGCTTGGCGACTTCGATGGCAGCCACCACGTTTGCGCCGGTGGAGATACCCACGAGAATACCTTCCTCCTTGGCAAGACGGCGGGCCATCGCGAAGGCGTCGTCGTTGGAGACCTTCACGCACTCGGTGATCTGGGCATTGCCCGCTTCATCCTTCAGGTGGAGGTTCTTAGGCACGAAGCCGGCACCGGTGCCCTGGATCTTGTGCGGTCCGGGCTGAAGGGTTTCACCTGCCAGCGTCTGGTTGATCACCGGGGAAGCTTCGGGCTCCACCGCAATCGCCTGGAAGCCAGGGCGGCGGGGCTTGATGACTTCCAAGCAGCCCGTGATGGTGCCGCCGGTACCCACGGCAGCGACGAGGATATCAACCTTGCCGTCCGTGTCCGCCCAGATTTCCTCGGCGGTGGTCTTCTTGTGGATTTCCGGGTTGGCGGGATTTTCGAACTGCTGGGGAATCCAGGCGTTCGGGGTGTTCTTGAGAATTTCTTCCGCCTTGGCAATCGCGCCCTTCATGCCCTGAGGTCCAGGGGTGAGCACGAGTTCCGCGCCGAGCAGGGCCAGCAGCGTGCGGCGCTCAAGGCTCATCGTTTCCGGCATGGTGAGGATGAGCTTGTACCCCTTGGCGGCGGCCACAAAGGCGAGGGCGATGCCGGTGTTGCCGCTGGTGGGCTCCACGATGACGGTATCCTTGTTCAGGATGCCGCGCTTTTCCGCGTCTTCGATCATCGCTGCGCCGATACGGTCTTTCACCGAGCCGAGCGGATTGAAGAACTCACACTTGAGGGCAATCGTGGCGTCGAGTCCGGCGGTGACCTTGTTCAGCTTCACAAGCGGAGTGCGGCCCACGGTTTCAACGATGTTGTTGTAGATATTGCCCATATTTGAGAGTCGGTTTGGATTGGGAAAGTTGCACCTGCCGCCCGGTGCGGCGGAACGGTGCCTATAGGCGGAGGCTCCGCGCTTGCAAGGCAAAAAAGGATGCAGCCGACCACCGGGAAGCGTGCGATGCTCGATCATGGCTGAACTGCTGGAAGAATCGAAAGTCGCCGAGCACCTCGCCACGTTGCCGGAATGGAGCAGGGAGGGCGCGGAAATCGTGCGCGTTTACAAATTCTCCAGCTACATGGCGGGCATCGATTTTGTAAGCCAGGTGGCCCATGTGGCTGAGGAGGCCAATCATCACCCGGATATGCTCGTGGGCTGGCGAAAGGTGACCGTCCGGCTCAGCACTCACAGCAAGGGTGGACTGACCAAGCTGGACTTCGCTCTGGCCAAAAAGGTGGACGGCCTGGTGGGGTGAGCGGGAACTGAGTTGATTGTTGATTGGGAAACGGAGAACTCCGTGCGGCAAGATTGAGACTGAGTCCTGACTGCAAGATATTGCTTGCAATTGCGGATCGTTCTCAGTAAAGACCGGCCCTTGCTTGGGATTGCTCCCCCTCGTTTCCGGCAAGGTGCCAGACATCTCAATCACACACACTCCTCCCTCCCTCACTCAGTATGACCAATCGTCTCCTTCGCTGGTCCTCAGGCGCTCTGCTCGCCCTGGGCCTCCTCTCCACCACCACCACCGCCAACGCGAGCGAACGCCGCTTCTCCTACAGCTACGAAACCACCGGCATGCCCAAGGGTGCCTGGGAATATGAGCAGTGGGCCACTTGGAAGAGCTATGACGACGGAGATGTTTTCCAGTTCCGTCACGAGATCGAATACGGCATCACCGACACCCTGACCCTCGACATCTACCTCGCCAATTGGGAGTATGAGAGCTTCGACGGTGAAGGCAGCGAAGCCAAATACGAGAGCTCCGGCTTCTCCCTTCGCCAGCAGTTGACCGACCCGAACAAGGCCTTCCTTGGCAGCGCTCTCTACGGTGAAGTGCTCGTGGGCCCGGAGGAAGTGGAGCTCGAAGGAAAGCTTCTCCTCCAGAAGAACGTCGGCCCCTTCGTCTTCGTGTACAACCTGGTGGTGGAAGCCGAATGGGAAGGTGAAGACCTTGGCGATCTCGACGAATCCACCGGCGTGTGGGAAAACACTTTCGGCGTCAGCTATCAGGTGACTCCGAACTTCTTTGTCGGTGCGGAAGCACTGCATGAGATCGAGTTCGAAGAGTGGAGCGAAGCCGGTGACCACGTGGTCTACCTCGGCCCGAATATCTCCTTCCGTAAGGGTCACGTGTTCGCCACCCTCGCCGGCCTGTTCCAGTTGACGGATGTGGATGGTGAGCCCGATGCGCAGGTGCGCATCATCGCGGGCATCACGTTCTAATTCGTGCGGCTGTCGCCGGTCACGGAATTCTGAATCATGAAATCACATGCCGTCCGCTGCTTGTTGCTCCTGGCAACACTGTCAGCGACGGCATGTGTGTCTTTGGAAGAGATGGCGCCTCCGGTGTCTGCTCTTCCCAATCGTTCCATCAGCAGCGCAAACACTGCGCAACTGGCGCACGGGCGGGACATTTACATCACCAAGTGCGCGAAGTGCCACAGTGTGGAGCCCGTGCTCAAGTATCCTCTTTCGCAATGGCAGCGTGAGATCCTGCCGGAGATGAGTGAGGAGACCAAGCTGAACCCGCAGGAAGTGGCTGCCGTGTCCGCGTACGTGCACGCGGTGTTTGGCAAATAGGGCGGCGCAAGGCGGCGCCCGATCGCTTATTGGCCAGCCGAGGCGCCCGCGAAGTTTTTCAGTCCCGGCACCGGCCCATAGCCATAGAAGGCGGCCTTGCCATCGCGCTTGGGCATGACGAAATCAAAAACGCTGACCCCATTGCGTCGCTGTCCGTCATAGGAGCGGCCATCACTCGCGCCGAAGACCACCGGCTTGCCGTCCTTCTTTCGTTTCCCCAAGTAGAGCATCACGTGGGAGATGGGTAGCTCGCGTGGACTGCTGGTGTCATACGTGCCGGTCCAGAAAAGCAGGTCGCCCGGCTTCAGTGCGGAAAGAGACTTGTCCTTCAAGGTGGTGGTATCCTCCGTGCGATACAGCCGGGTGTGGCGCATCACCCAGCGGCAAATCTCATCGCTCTGCCGTGGCACTTCCTTGATGCCGGAATCCTGCAGCACCCGGTACATGGTGCCGGAGCAGTCCATGCCGCCCGCTTTGGGATCCGCGGAGCCGAACTGGTAGCGGAGATTCTGCGTCGTGAGTTCCAGAGAACGGCGGATGAGTTGTTGCGTGGCGGCGGGGTAGGCATCGAAGCCCTCAATCTCCTCAGGGGTGATGCTCGAGACGGCCGCTGCTTTCTTGCCAGCTTTGGTGGGATCACGTTCGTCGGTGCCGTCCTCATCTTCAGCAGGCTTGTCTGTGCCCGTGCCCGGCGTGGTAGATTTTTTTGAGGACGGTGTGGCTTCGCTATTGCTGGTTCCGGTCTTTGCCTTGGCAGCGGCTGCCTCTCCGCTCATCTTCTTTTCACCGCCTTCAGTTTTTGAAGAGTCGGCTTCTTTCTGTTTCCCTGTCGTGGAAGCATCAGAGGTGGATTCCTTCTTGGTCTCTTCCTTCTTTGCGACGGTCTCTTTGCTGGTTCCAGTCGTCTTGTTCGCTGAGGACGTGGAGGGCTTTGGCTTCGGCTTTGTAGAAGCGGTGCTGCTGGATGATGAACTGGACGTGGTTGTCGTCGCCTTCTTCTTTGGGGTGCTACTCGTACCGCTCGCGCTCGTTTCGGACGCCTTCTTTTTGCTCGGGGTTGTTGCTTTTGTGCCAGAGCTTTCTTGTGCCGTGGTCACCGAGCCCAGGCAGAGCAGAAAAGCGAGAATGAAATTCACCACACGCATATTCAGAGTCGGTTGCTTCTGAAAATGGAACGGGTGCCGAATGCAAGATGGCTGTCCGAAAAAGCCTTACGATTTTGTGCGAAACCTTTTTTTGCACATTGGTTGTCACGGTGCTGCACAGTCGAAGCAGTTCCGCGGACTATGTCCTTAAAGGCAAACGTCCTTCCACCAAAGAGGCGGTAGGGATGCGCTCCTGCGCGTCCGACTTTAGGTGGGCGGAGGTGGTGCGGAGTCGCGGTGCGAAAAGGTCTCGTCACGTGGCATCTTCCCACCGCCTCCGCCCGCTATCTGCGGACGCGCAGGAGCGCATCCCTACCGTCCTCTTTTGTGTGGAGGGACGTTGAGATGCAGTGCGCATGGTGCATCAGGGGCTCGAATGCGTAGGCACTTTATTTCTGCGGTGGTTGCTCAGAACCTGAGGAAGAGGGACCTGCATTCCCAGGTGCCGGTGCCGGAACAGCCGATACGTAAACCGTCGTACTGGGAGCTTTGCCGGAGTAGAAGGAGAGATAGTGGGTGCCGTTGATCTCGGTGGCGTTAGCATTGCCCGCATCAAACGTGACCTTGCTGCCCGTGGCCACGATATCGGAGGCTGGCCAGTGGCTCGGATTGTCGAAGATGAACTTTGGATCGACGATGCGGCGGCGCAGCAGACCCTTGCCACGCTGATAGTAGTAGTTGCTGAGCAGTCCGGTCTTGGCGTCGAGGACGAGGCTGGGCGTGGAGCAGAAGATGTCGCCGATGTTGGTTTGCGTGCGTTTCCACGTCGCTCCGGAGTCGGTGGAGACGATCTGGAACTGAGACGGACCGGTTTCTGAGCGGGCGATGGCGAGAATCCTGCCATCGCCGAGATAGACCGCGGCGGGCTCGGTCGGCCACTGCGCTTTGGGCAGGTCAGACTCGACGGTGGTCTGCGTCCAGGTGGCGCCATCGTCCTTGCTGGTCACGATGCCCCACGCATTGGTGGGCTTGTCACTGTAGTCTCCTGCGAACCACAGTGACATGAGACCGACTGTGGGGACGGAGAAGACGTCGGTGATCTGCATGGGGCGCACGGCGAGTTTCGGCGTCGAGATGAGGGTGAATGTCACGCCATCCGTGGTGCGATAGAGATCCTGGTACCACTCCTTGCCGACGCGACGCACCCAGAGGAGCATGGCTCCCGTGGAGTCGAGCCCTTTCCCGACAGGGACATCGCCGTAACCCGGCGAGTTGGCGACCACCGTTTCCGGCGTCCACGTTTTTCCGCCGTCCGTGGAAGTGCGCGCGTAGGTGGCGCGGGCGTCTTCCCCAATCGTGTGCCCTTTGCCGCGGGTGTACACGCAGACCAGCTTGTCACCGAGGGCTTGCAGCATGGGCCACGAATTGTAGCCGCCTTCGCTCTGCACGACGTGGGCCTTTGCGGGCGCGTCCAAGGGCGTCACCTTGACCATGGCCAGGCCAGTGGGTTTGGTGAACGAGTCACCGGGATCGCCGGGCTCACGCTGGATGCGCACCCACAGGGGTGCATTCGGTACCACTTCGTAGTAGGACTCCAAAACGATGGTCCGGGTGTGAAGCGGCCCGGCGGGGAGTGGGGTATGCACCGGGGTCCCCAGGTAGTAGTGGTCAGCAATCGGTGCATTCTCCACCATCTGCGACAGATGGGCCCGATAGACATCTGAGAAGCTGGAACTCGTCTCTGCGTCGTTGGTGGTCACGACGATCTCGACTCTTACGGCAGCGCATTCGCGTGGAAGTCCGCTCACCAAGCCAGCGACCGACTGCCCCTCTGTACCGCCTGAGAGTGACCACACGGGAATGTGCACAGAGCCGCTCGACATGAGCACCAGTGAGGGTTTGCCGGTGGCGATGGAAAGGTCGTTTGCGGTCAGGCAGATGGGAGAATCCACCCCGAAGACGGGGACGGTGGCGGAAAGGAGTGCGAGGTGGAGGAGGAAATTTCGCATGCTTGTTTCAGGGTTTGCTCCGTTGGGCTTATGGAGTGAAACGCTCTGAACCTCCCTGCACCATCGCACTTTTGTGCGCAACGTTGCTTTGGTCCGAATCAGGAAGATTCGCCTACAGCAGCGGAAATGGAATCAGCTGTGCGCCACACAATGCCTAACTCGTCACACCCTTCTGCGCGAGCAGATGCGTGAACGGGTTCGGCGCCACGAGGTTGTACTGGCGGATCGCGAGCTTCCAGAAGGGGGAGAGTGTTTCCTCTGAAGAAGACCACAGCTCGTAGTGCAGATGAATCACCGTGTCCGGGTCATACAGCACGGCGGTGAGCTCGCGCTTGCTCAGGCTGTTCGGGCCCTGGCTGATGAGCTTGTGACTCAGGTGGCGGAAGTACTCGCGTGAGTGCTCCACCTGGCGACGCCGGCGCAGCAGGCTCACGTGGAGTCCATTCACATACGGGTCTAGGCACACCTGCACGAGGCCAAAACGTTGCTCCAGTTCCGGCTGCAGCGGAGGACGGGCGTGCACCTCATCGAGGTGCTCGTTCAGCGACTGCAGCACGGGTGGGGGATGAAGCTCCTCCGGGGTGACGAAAAGGCCGAAGCGTTGCAGTGTCTTTGTGCTGGAAGTCGTGATGGCAAACGGAATCGCGAGGATGAGCCCCAGCAGCACCGGACTGATCCAAAAGAGGAATTGTGTGGAGATGAAGAACGCCGCTACACCCCAGGCAATGCCAATCAAAGTGACCCAGCCAAAGGTGAGAATCGGTTCCCGCCAGTCAATGCCGCCGCCCAGCTTGCGCCGCTGCGCCACCCAACTCACGCCCTGGCCCAGGATGGTCTTCACCACGAACTGCGAGTGGAAGTACATCATGATGGGAGCCATCAGGGTAAACACAAAGGTGTCCAGGAAGCTGCTCAGCGCCGCCATCAATCGCAGCCGGATGGGCTTGAAGAGTCGGCCGGTGACCAGCTCATCAATCATGATGATGATCTTTGGCAGGAAGATGAAGGCCAGCGTGAGCAGCAGCAGGAGCTGCCCCGCAAAGGTCGCCCTGGCCATGTCCAGCGGGGACCTGTCATCGCTCGCCCCCATGATGGTGCCCAGGATGAGGAACATCAGCCACACCGGCGAGCTCACATAGCTCATGATGCCGTGGTAGAAATTCAACCGGCTGATGGGATGCCAGCCACGCGCGAAGAGCAGCCAGAAGTGCTGCATATTTCCCAAGCACCAGCGGCGGTCGCGCTTCAGCGTATCGATGAGCGTGGGCGGGCCTTCCTCGTAGCTGCCGTGGTCCGTGGCCAGCAGGCGCACCGCATAGCCCGCCTTGCGC
Protein-coding regions in this window:
- a CDS encoding sodium:solute symporter, whose translation is MAYVADIVVLLLYFGLVLGIGLSQRSKSGSMEGFALGDRQIAWWAVLASILAAEISAGTFFGTPGEGFSHRNFTYLQLIIGYLLARVIVSAFFIPAFYRHNVVSIYEFLGIRFGPRTRRLGSAVFLVTRLLASGTRLWVPTVLLVLLWRLANPTETITPMQEFWLTGLALLFVTLATAVYTTVGGIRAVIWTDVLQIVVLFAALGFSFFYLLTHIPGGWAGAHEKLQGHHDWQLFDSGVNPDLGFWANVKSILEQEYTLWAAFLGSTFVTLATHGTDQDMVQRMLTAKNKRQSAVATILSGLADIPIAWVVLAIGILLNVFYAANPDPLLPVDAKGNVQANKVFPHFILTVMPAGLRGLVLAGVLATTMGSLSTAINSLATSYVRDFHFRWFGEPADERGRVRALRLGTILFSALLVAVALATAWVSVQHPELRIIPIILGIFGYTYGSLLGIFMVGLFTRTRGNDFGNAIAMLSGFLVVAYLSGLDQSIAANFGAKGFSRPSWMPIIEFPWRILFGTVVTFTVAIFFRTPEEKQREVSEAA
- a CDS encoding tetratricopeptide repeat protein → MSAAQNPAVPPQAHAPNEPNAMEEFLEKNFKKLAIGFVLLVVLVVVLGLARHFRHQTEVEASELFTSAKNAEACDLVVSKYPATQAAGNAQLLKADFLWAEGKKESSVKTLQEFIKSESSHPLLPQAMLALGTKQLVMGEKDSARKTLEELVQKYPKQDVAAAAQLQLGDLLWSEGKLEDAKKIFNELPRNFPTSPVLARVDERVKMVDSGLPTVEVEPPPAPPAPPAPVPGATVPPVAPSLLTPPPAASAPLSAPSLTPAAPVVDPLMPKTPAPAAAPEAPKTETPAPAPAPVPVPPSTESKPVPAPTPAPAPAPAADKPAEAPAPTPAPASPAPAPAPAQEAPKADAPPAAPATPTPAEPAPAAPEAPKP
- the cysK gene encoding cysteine synthase A translates to MGNIYNNIVETVGRTPLVKLNKVTAGLDATIALKCEFFNPLGSVKDRIGAAMIEDAEKRGILNKDTVIVEPTSGNTGIALAFVAAAKGYKLILTMPETMSLERRTLLALLGAELVLTPGPQGMKGAIAKAEEILKNTPNAWIPQQFENPANPEIHKKTTAEEIWADTDGKVDILVAAVGTGGTITGCLEVIKPRRPGFQAIAVEPEASPVINQTLAGETLQPGPHKIQGTGAGFVPKNLHLKDEAGNAQITECVKVSNDDAFAMARRLAKEEGILVGISTGANVVAAIEVAKRPENKGKLIVTIACSTGERYLSTALADEARAKVGA
- a CDS encoding 4a-hydroxytetrahydrobiopterin dehydratase, with the protein product MAELLEESKVAEHLATLPEWSREGAEIVRVYKFSSYMAGIDFVSQVAHVAEEANHHPDMLVGWRKVTVRLSTHSKGGLTKLDFALAKKVDGLVG
- a CDS encoding NlpC/P60 family protein, with amino-acid sequence MSGEAAAAKAKTGTSNSEATPSSKKSTTPGTGTDKPAEDEDGTDERDPTKAGKKAAAVSSITPEEIEGFDAYPAATQQLIRRSLELTTQNLRYQFGSADPKAGGMDCSGTMYRVLQDSGIKEVPRQSDEICRWVMRHTRLYRTEDTTTLKDKSLSALKPGDLLFWTGTYDTSSPRELPISHVMLYLGKRKKDGKPVVFGASDGRSYDGQRRNGVSVFDFVMPKRDGKAAFYGYGPVPGLKNFAGASAGQ
- a CDS encoding sialidase family protein, which produces MRNFLLHLALLSATVPVFGVDSPICLTANDLSIATGKPSLVLMSSGSVHIPVWSLSGGTEGQSVAGLVSGLPRECAAVRVEIVVTTNDAETSSSFSDVYRAHLSQMVENAPIADHYYLGTPVHTPLPAGPLHTRTIVLESYYEVVPNAPLWVRIQREPGDPGDSFTKPTGLAMVKVTPLDAPAKAHVVQSEGGYNSWPMLQALGDKLVCVYTRGKGHTIGEDARATYARTSTDGGKTWTPETVVANSPGYGDVPVGKGLDSTGAMLLWVRRVGKEWYQDLYRTTDGVTFTLISTPKLAVRPMQITDVFSVPTVGLMSLWFAGDYSDKPTNAWGIVTSKDDGATWTQTTVESDLPKAQWPTEPAAVYLGDGRILAIARSETGPSQFQIVSTDSGATWKRTQTNIGDIFCSTPSLVLDAKTGLLSNYYYQRGKGLLRRRIVDPKFIFDNPSHWPASDIVATGSKVTFDAGNANATEINGTHYLSFYSGKAPSTTVYVSAVPAPAPGNAGPSSSGSEQPPQK
- the mdoH gene encoding glucans biosynthesis glucosyltransferase MdoH, whose product is MSAPVASPSGSTTPTAALGSRTAQLQSHAGLPSPATSRLRRATFFSFVFVGTVVGIWLMYQMLNSGGMAWYEWALLVVFIPLYYQLNIGFWTALIGIWMMNRPKPDPIDLFRTITNDDMEAPLGATTAIIVPVYNEDVTRVFEGIRSVYNSLAKTGKLEHFDFFILSDSDDSNKWIEEEAGWLELCRQLNAFGRIFYRKRRTPINRKSGNVSDFCRRWGKRYRYMIVFDADSVMSGPLLVNLVRIMEKNPGIGILQTFPKQIAADTLLGRIMQFAQSFYGPAFISGLSYWQCGEANFWGHNAIIRLAPFIEYCALPPLPEKVPFGGHIMSHDFVEAALMRKAGYAVRLLATDHGSYEEGPPTLIDTLKRDRRWCLGNMQHFWLLFARGWHPISRLNFYHGIMSYVSSPVWLMFLILGTIMGASDDRSPLDMARATFAGQLLLLLTLAFIFLPKIIIMIDELVTGRLFKPIRLRLMAALSSFLDTFVFTLMAPIMMYFHSQFVVKTILGQGVSWVAQRRKLGGGIDWREPILTFGWVTLIGIAWGVAAFFISTQFLFWISPVLLGLILAIPFAITTSSTKTLQRFGLFVTPEELHPPPVLQSLNEHLDEVHARPPLQPELEQRFGLVQVCLDPYVNGLHVSLLRRRRQVEHSREYFRHLSHKLISQGPNSLSKRELTAVLYDPDTVIHLHYELWSSSEETLSPFWKLAIRQYNLVAPNPFTHLLAQKGVTS